One Deltaproteobacteria bacterium genomic window, CGGAATAATGAGCCCTCTTCCCGTTCCAACGCCAGCACCTCTACCAACACCTTCAGCGGTTGCGCCGCGGCCAATTCCTATCCCTAGTTTACCAAGACCCATGGTGACCCCTTCAGAACCGAAGCTGGAATCAACGACGCCCAGCCCGGTGAGTCCGACACCGCTCCCCGATCCGAGCATCTTACGGGGAAGAAGATCCATAAGGCCCGGCCTACCCCCGGGAGATGGGAGCAATTAACATGGTTGAGAAAGGAGTTTCCTGAGAATGAAACTGTTAAAATATTTAGGGGCGAGTTTTTTCATTCTGTCCTTCGCGGTAGGAACCCTTAGCTGTTCGACAGCCAAGGGGCAATTGAAGAGCGAGCCGGATAAGGAAAGTTTATCAAAACCAGCAGGTGAAGTTGCCCCTCCGATCCCCACCCTATCCCCTGCCAAAGAAAAAGTCCTTGCCAGTGAAAAAGAGGTGATTTCTAAAACAGGGGAACCGCCGGAACCCCGAATCCAGGCTTCTCGGCCCGAGAGGCCTCTTCCGGCTCCTCCCCCCCTACCTCCACTATCTGCCCCCGCCATAAAAAGACCGCCAGAGCCGGTTTCAGGTTCAAAGTTCGTTTTAAATTTTGATAATGCCGACCTGTATGAAGTTATCCGCGTTATGGCGGATATGATGAAAATAAATTACATCATAGACCCGAAAGTGAGGGGAATTGTCAATATCCATACTTCGGGGCAAATCAACACCGAAGAAATTTTCCCCCTTTTCCAGTCCATTCTAAAATTAAATGGAGCTGCGGCGATCAAGAAAGGGATCATTTACGAAATCGTCCCCTTCGGGGAAGCCAAAAAGTTATATACCCCACCAACAACTTTTAGGGAGTCGGGGAAAATTCAGCCGGAAGAAAAATATACCATCCAAATCATTACCCTGAAATATATCCCGGTGAACGAAGTTTCCAAAATGATCAAGCCTTTCCTCTCCGACGGAGCGGATATCATAGAACATCCTCTCCACAATATCTTGATCATCGGCGATGTCGCTTCCAACGTAAAAAAATCCTTGGACATCATCGAACTCTTTGATCTGGACATTTTTGCGGATAAGCGGGTAAGAATTTATCCCATCCTCAATGCCGATGTGAACGAGATCGCCAAAGAAATGGAGCGAATCTTTTCTTCATTCGAGGTAAATTTGAAGTCGGGCCGAGGAGTGGGCATTACTTTTACTCCCATCCAGCGAATTAATTCTCTCCTGGTGGTAAGCTCCATCCCCGGGATTTTTATAAACGTAGAAAAATGGCTCAAGGAACTGGATAAAATTCCAGGGGAAGGGACGAAGGTAAGTGTTTTCGTTTATTACGTCCAGAACGGGAAGGCCAAAGATATGGCTGATGTTCTGAAACAGGTTTACCTTCCCCCCAAAGACC contains:
- the gspD gene encoding type II secretion system secretin GspD, coding for MKLLKYLGASFFILSFAVGTLSCSTAKGQLKSEPDKESLSKPAGEVAPPIPTLSPAKEKVLASEKEVISKTGEPPEPRIQASRPERPLPAPPPLPPLSAPAIKRPPEPVSGSKFVLNFDNADLYEVIRVMADMMKINYIIDPKVRGIVNIHTSGQINTEEIFPLFQSILKLNGAAAIKKGIIYEIVPFGEAKKLYTPPTTFRESGKIQPEEKYTIQIITLKYIPVNEVSKMIKPFLSDGADIIEHPLHNILIIGDVASNVKKSLDIIELFDLDIFADKRVRIYPILNADVNEIAKEMERIFSSFEVNLKSGRGVGITFTPIQRINSLLVVSSIPGIFINVEKWLKELDKIPGEGTKVSVFVYYVQNGKAKDMADVLKQVYLPPKDLKKDVKEKVVTPPSPPGPRGVRPTPPSSTAAPSPPIKEEAAPLPEGAAPEGEINIVVDETTNALIIRALHRDYKAVLETIKKLDLYPKQVLIEVLLAEVTLDEATKYGLEFSMFKAGDYSVGMGGTAYLGAIPSAEAFSSGIRYSIISADRLAAAIHASATDNRLKVITSPHILASNNKEAKIQIGSSEPILTSTYTTPGAMTAATTSLVSTGIVEGTIEYKDIGVILSVTPRISDGKLVTLDISIEQSTVSQKDLGNLKNVPFFPKKTAKTTLSIMGGQTIVIGGLIDETKGASSSGVPFLSKIPILGALFGYKTKTVGTKETILLMTPHVITDLQESNQVTQEFREKVQTLKKELEMKEKRERKK